Within Populus trichocarpa isolate Nisqually-1 chromosome 6, P.trichocarpa_v4.1, whole genome shotgun sequence, the genomic segment TACAGGGAAATTGTTGATTATAAAAGGCAATGGGCTATGTCTCTTGAGATAACAAAGCACATCGATCATGGCAGAGGAAGTGAAGGTTTTTAGGTCATGGTCAAGTCCATTTCCTTTGAGAGTCATCTGGGCACTGAGATTGAAGGGTGTTAAGTTTGATGTAATATGCGAAGATCTCTTCAACAAGAGCCCTTTGCTCTTGCAATATAATCCTGTCGGAAAGAAGGTTCCTGTGCTTGTCCACAACGGTAAAGCCATCTGTGAATCACTAGTCATTCTTGAATACATTGAAGAGACATGGAAGCAAACTCCTTTGTTGCCTGAAGATCCTTACCAGAAAGCCAATGCTCGTTTCTGGGCCAAATTTAGTGATGACAAGGTAATTATGTAGGTGCTATGCCACTTCCAGAACAATCAGAGGTTTTTATACGGACCGATTTCTCActggtttttaactttttattcgGTTTACTTGTGGTTGCAGGTCTTCCAGTCAATTAAGTGGGATGTGCTCTTGAAGGAGGGAAAAGAGCAAGAAGAAGGGATACTCGCATCCTTGCAGAACTTGAGATATTTAGAAGAAGAGCTAAGAGGAAAGAAATTCTTCGGTGGGGAGGCAATTGGACTAGCAGACCTTGCATTAGGATGGCTTGCTTATTACCTTAATATCTTAGAGGAGGTAGCAGGTCTGAAACTGGTAGACCAGGAAAGTTTTCCATCCTTAGTGGCATGGATGCAAGAATTTGCAAATGCTCCAGTCGTCCATGGAAGCTGGCCCGATAGAGACAAGCTGACTGAAAAGTTTGTTGCCATGCGCGAAGCCAGTCTTGGAAAAGAAACACATAAATGAATGGCTTGTGCTGTTTCATTTGCAGACCGTTAATgctactagaaaacaaaaataatgcagaaaacaagcaaatcGCCATTGATAATGATTCCTGCTATTGTTAGTTAATTTTCTGTGGTGAGCTGCAGCTTCATCCAGAAGTCTACGACCAGAAACATGTTATTGTCTCTGGTATGTTATCGAATGAAGGCAATAATAAACTTCTGTTATTTTCAAATTGCTTCAGTTGTATCAAGGTGGCAATCTCATGAAGATTCAGCATAATTCCACATCATACACAAATTGTACCTAAGAGTTTCTAGTTTTTGAATAGTGTAACCTTTCGTGCATAATTATCTAACCTAAACTGATTTAGCGGGTAGATTTAGAGGCCCAAGAAGCCCAAGAACCGGGCcaagtttgtttttaaatcaaattggaagtttacttaattaaatccagTTAACCTAATTAATTTGACCAAACTAAACACACCGAATgaactttaaataattttcatccaaaacatgacaatttaaatatttttttatcgaaataatattgttttatttataaaaaataaaatgacattgaTTTGGGATAAATTCAAGTTGACTTGCCGATTTAAGGATTGACCTAGTCAACCCGCCACTCTGGCCAAGTTTGtttttaaaccaaattgaaagttAGCTTGATCAAATCTAATTAACCTGATTAATTTGGCGAAACTTAAATGAAATCGACTGAGTgaactttaaataattttcttaattttcattaaaaacatgataatttagttttttttatccaaataacattgttttatttaaaaaaataaataaaatgagattgaTTTGGGATAAATGCAGGTTGAGTTGCCGATTCAAGTATTGACCGGCTAACCCGCCACTAGGCAAGTATAATAAATATGCTTAAGAACGTAAACTTTGACTTTGAGTTAGTTTTGGTGAATTATTAATCAGATTATAGCATTCTGTAAAGGAAATggcaatgaaaaagaaatacgCTAAGTAACTGATCTCTCTccaccaaaacaataatttttcccAGCTTGGTTAGTTtcgaaaacaaataaaaagtgatcttctttctttgattctttcaACAATTCTACAACAGTGATGTCGGATTATAATTATAGGTCATCTCGTATGTCATCATGGCTTTATCAATTGCCATTGCTCAATTCTCTTGTTTTGGATCAAGAGTGCTGTAACCATGATTTTTTCATCGATGTGACCCTTTGTCaactcttctccttttttttcaagaCAGTGACCCTCTTGGATCATTGAATGTAGTGCCTTCTCCTGAGTAATTATTGGAGCTCTTGTGAATTCTTCAGGTCCAGTCTCTACCCTCTATAGTTTTGTTGAACTTTGGAGCTGTTGATCCATtcataaaatcttttattttttttaaaaaaatcttaaacagtCTCAAGATCACAGATGCACACAAAGACCAGACAACCAGTGGTCAAAAAGAGAACAGGAAATTTTACATCGGTTTAGAGTAACAGGAAACTTGCATTAACTAATTTAAAAGCTTAATGTTCTTTGCCACTGAATCTTTGACCATTTCTAGCACCACGTGAGATCAGACAACATGTCACATGTTGGCTGATAGATCACCTCATATGTCATCAGGTGTTCTATTCTGGGTCAAGACTGCTGCAGCCATCCCAGACTTACTGCACTATTTGTTGGACTGTAGGTCTTTCATGACGTTTACTGCAGCTG encodes:
- the LOC7479618 gene encoding probable glutathione S-transferase, with protein sequence MAEEVKVFRSWSSPFPLRVIWALRLKGVKFDVICEDLFNKSPLLLQYNPVGKKVPVLVHNGKAICESLVILEYIEETWKQTPLLPEDPYQKANARFWAKFSDDKVFQSIKWDVLLKEGKEQEEGILASLQNLRYLEEELRGKKFFGGEAIGLADLALGWLAYYLNILEEVAGLKLVDQESFPSLVAWMQEFANAPVVHGSWPDRDKLTEKFVAMREASLGKETHK